DNA from Rosa rugosa chromosome 6, drRosRugo1.1, whole genome shotgun sequence:
gccatatcatatatatatcattAAGGAAAAAGATTTGAAAATATCATGCATCATAAATTTCAGTAAGCTAAGCATGTGACATAAGACAAGAAGCTGGCGTACGTACTACTGGCCTGTTTATACATACATTTCCAACTCTTCATTGTATTCTAATTGATTAATTTCCTGTAGAGTAGGCGCTATCCAAAGTAAGGAGTTCGTCAAGTCTTTTTTGTCTCTCATGTTTGTTGGGGCGTTCTCCATCGCCAGATCAAGAACTTTGAGATTAAGCAATTTTGGTGAAGATGAAGAGAAGGTCTCTCTGAATTCTTTCGGAAAGATGAGTGCCTTGAAATGAGATACGAGAAGTGTCATACCTTTGGTAGCTTTGAATTCTCCAAGAAAGTCTCTCAATCTAGGAAGATGTTTCCATGGTCCGTCGAAATTCAGAAACTCTCCGTCCCAATTGTCCCATAGTAGGATGGAGGCCGACCACAGCTTCGGAGCTTTCAAAGAAAATTCGGACTTCAGATAACCCTCGAAGTTAAAATCGCAGAGCTTCGGGGCATTGATTGTGGCTTTCACATCATAGCATCCATCTAACTGAAACACTTTCAAATGCCGAGCAAATATGTTCATATATTTCAGATTGTAGCACTCTCTAAAGATCATACTCTCGAGCTCAAAACTCGAAGAAACAACAGTAAGTGATTCAAGATTCACTGCTTCGTAAACTCGAATTTCACCAGCCTTACACTGCTTAACACCAAAGGATCTGAGACTGGAATTTGAAACACAAATTTCGAAATTTGCGAAGGAACATGAAGTTAGTGACAAAGATTCCATGGAAGGGCACTCTCCAGTTAAGTACAAGAGAGCATTAGTATCAAAGTGCACATTTTTAAGGGACATAGCTTTCAAAGAGGGAAGAAGGCGTATAGGCTTAGCAGTACTGCTGCCAAATCTGCTAATGTTCTTTATTCTCATGTACTCCAAATTCAGAGTAGTTATACTGTTTGCATTGGCAAGTGCCTTTCGAGACAAGCAGTAGTAGCTTCTCAGTCCACCCCAAAGCCAATAGGATTTATCAACCCTAAGGCTGATATCCAACTCCTTCACACTTCTCTCCATTGAATAACGCAACCACTCATTTACTACGGTAGCGTCTGCAGATAAGTACCTCGTCATGCAAAGCCTGAATTTATCGAGCAGTTGTTTCTGCTTCTCTTTCTTACACAATTCCAAATACCTTTTCAAAATGTTGTCAACGAACTTCCTATGTCGAACCAGGTTGTTGTCATTCTCATCACCCTCATCGAAATCTAATATAGGGACCGAGGACAAAACACCTTCCCATTGCTTGGAGAGAAAACTCATGCGGACGGCGGCTTTTGTGGGAAGTAGTCGGATGATTCGGTGGATAACAAGGTCTGGTAAGTGAGGTGGTACCGTATTGATGGCCATGATATTAACGTACGTGATGCGTAGAGAATAGGGAGATGAACTTTTATACTAAAACCTTCCCACCAAATCGAAAAGGAGTAGGAAACCTTCCGACCAAATCGAAAGAGGAGTAGGAAACCTTGTAGTAAAATGAGATCCCAATAGATATGGGACAAGTGAATAACTACTCAATCATTCTGGCAGAGTTGTGTGAATGGCCATTAATTTTCCTATACACTTATTCCGACTAATTATTTGTTAGCAAATTTCTCAGCAAAAAGAAACTAGTACACATTTGCTGGCGAAGCGTTGTATGAAACCTTGTTATATTATTATCTTAAATAAAGGACAAATCTCAAACATGCCCTTAATCTCATAGGGATGATATGTGGAAATAAAGTGGAGGCTAGGGTTTTCCACCACTCTTTTGTCCATccatctatctatctatctatctatctatctatactATGAAGCCAAGGCAAGAGTTTTGGTGTcaaaagtttcatcaaaatATTAGTTGTCAATAATACAATTTAGAATATAAATAAAAACTCATAATAAATCATCTAATTAAAAAGGTTATTATGGTAAAAtgaaaaagcaaaaaccaaaattgAAGTTGGTGCAAAAAAAGTTTCttgttttttcctcttttccacAAAACACATGTACGCACGGCTATAAAGCCAGTTATGAGAATTGGAGTAATTCACACCTTATACACGTAGTTtaattccattcgtattttgaCAAGCACCTTATAAGCACTATCCCCAAGAAGCTAGGAATGGAGAGAGCCATGGTGGCTCACAAGATCAAGAATAAAAACAAGGCCGATGTCATATTAAGATGAACATAAGAGAAGAACAATTATTGCTTTGTTAATTACGCTTAATTAGTTTTTCACAAGGATATGCTTCACTTGAATTGGAGGAAGTCCTACTATGAAAAGATGGTACCATATTAACAGTCATAATGCTAAACCTTAATATATCTATATTCAAATTCCTAGTACAGAAAAAGGTAAAGACACCATTGTAGTCTTAATTTACAGCTGACACATAGTTTTACGGCCTATTTACAATTCCGGcttgatgttgatgttgatcGAGACTTATTGTACTTCGGCAATGATCGAGTATGCTAACTTGCTAAGTATTTAAGATGTTGATGTGAACTAAGAAACAAACACATAAATATTAATTCCTGCGATGAATATATATGCTATGTAGCAAAAGGTGTGTTGAACTTTCGATGGTATTTTCTGGTATTTTGGTTGCTATTTATACCCACCCTCACATGCTATTATGCATCAAACATCACATAATATTAGAAGTGGAGAACGAGATAGAGGACGACTGAGAGAAAATGAAGAGCTTCTTCTCAACAGGGTTTATTATAGCCATTCTTCTTTTGGCAATTTTCTTGGTTAGTGAAGCTCAGCAATGTCGCCCAAGTGGTAGAATCAGAGGAAGGAAGCCCCCTCCAGGACAATGTAACCAGGAGGATGACTCTGACTGCTGCAAAGCCGGAAAAATGTACCCAACATACACGTGCTCGCCACCTATGTCCGGCAACACCCAGGCCTACCTCACTCTTAACAGCTTTGAAGCAGGCGGTGACGGAGGAGGCCCATCTGAATGTGACGGCCAGTACCATGATGACAACACTCCAGTTGTGGCA
Protein-coding regions in this window:
- the LOC133716688 gene encoding putative F-box/LRR-repeat protein At4g00320; its protein translation is MAINTVPPHLPDLVIHRIIRLLPTKAAVRMSFLSKQWEGVLSSVPILDFDEGDENDNNLVRHRKFVDNILKRYLELCKKEKQKQLLDKFRLCMTRYLSADATVVNEWLRYSMERSVKELDISLRVDKSYWLWGGLRSYYCLSRKALANANSITTLNLEYMRIKNISRFGSSTAKPIRLLPSLKAMSLKNVHFDTNALLYLTGECPSMESLSLTSCSFANFEICVSNSSLRSFGVKQCKAGEIRVYEAVNLESLTVVSSSFELESMIFRECYNLKYMNIFARHLKVFQLDGCYDVKATINAPKLCDFNFEGYLKSEFSLKAPKLWSASILLWDNWDGEFLNFDGPWKHLPRLRDFLGEFKATKGMTLLVSHFKALIFPKEFRETFSSSSPKLLNLKVLDLAMENAPTNMRDKKDLTNSLLWIAPTLQEINQLEYNEELEMYV